Part of the Pelmatolapia mariae isolate MD_Pm_ZW linkage group LG3_W, Pm_UMD_F_2, whole genome shotgun sequence genome is shown below.
gcagaatcaggttgttctttcattacatttctttatttcacacatggtttatcgtgtttctttttctacatacagaaccttctgcctcttttcagcagaaattctgcctcttttcagcagaaattctgctcattcacctcttttcagcgcaacgttctgcttctttgcctcttttctgcagaaattctgctgattcatctcttttctgcaaaattttcagccttttcacctttttcaatgctttcatctttttcaaatcatagagttcaaatcaaaatatagtatttttaccaaagcattgtatttgtacgaagtacagtatttttgccaaatcatagaattactgcaatttcatagtattttgaggaatcccatttgttatagtattacttctaagtcatagtatttctgctttgtcatagtatttgtactgaaacatagtatttctgccaaatcatagtattactgctatttcaacatatttgagtgaaattacagtagcagaaatacagtgtatttctgctactgtatttccgctgtattacttAGTGgaaaagtaggaggctgactgttactaagtgcatcagtgtacataggtcatctcttgtgttggagtgccctcttgtggcgccttttgggtagtgccttagtaaacgtgaacactgcaaagaagtggtatcagactggtttgtagtggaggaatttgttgccagtttctttcatctttaatccgtattcatgttgtaatgtagtagtaccacaatatggcagaaacactattttttggcacaaatactttgatttggtatactttagcttcttcaccccttttcagcaaaatttttcatttttttcaccccttttcagcacaaattccagcttttttggctgttttcagaaaaaaaaaaactcttttcagcagaaactcttctgattcatctcttttcagcgcaagttttatgattttagcagcttttctaatatggacctcagattcttgttaacgctccatggcagaaatacatacaagtacccacctgatgaagcagacagaggcagtacctctgattggtgaatttgagcagaaacaGGTtgttttgcctcttttcagcagaaattctgctgattcacctctattcagcgcaacgttctgcttctttgcctcttttctgcagaaattctgctgattcacctcttttctgcaaaattttcaaccatttcacctcttatcagcacaattctcagcagtttctgctcatttcaccctaattgtcagtctctccacctcttacCTTGTGAGAGTGAATTTGGCTTAGTGAGATGAGTAGCCGCCTTGCGCCCAGGAGgtccaggttcgaatcctgctcagggtgacattttatttttcaccaccatactactttttgcaacttttcatctttttcagcttttcagcagacagcttcagcgttaaggcatccacacagcattttcgcaggaaatgcaaatttttctagttattattattattattattattattattattattattattattattgttactattattattgttgttattattattattagtattattattattaatattattattatgtgtttatTATTCATAACATGGCTCCCTACTGTAGTGGTTTGAACAATTGATCTGAGGTTATTGTGTCCCTGTAAATTCAACAGTGGGCCTCAATGCAAAGAatcaaacaaatatttttattatcaaGTCATTCGACTTACTGGATGAATCACCGTAGCTCTGACAGTAATGCACACTCATTTTTATTGATAGTCACCATGTAAGTGCTTTTAACTTTTTTGATGAGTAAAACCTTCAGTAGAAACATCTGGGAGCAGTGAGTGAATAACagatctgacagcagcagcaaggaCGGTGCTGTCATAGTTTAATGTGGAGTCTGTTTGCACTCAAACAGTGAAGAGCAAAGAAAAGTACTGTGATGATTCTGGGTCCTTCTGACCCAACACTgtgagtttcttgtgttttggtgatattttgtattatggtttatgttCTGGTTCATTTACAGTCTCAGTTAAGCTGCTTTGAGTTTCTTATATTTCCTTTTTAGTTCCTTGATTATTAGATTCCCcctatgtctctgtgtgtgtctgtgtgtctctgtgtgtctctgtgtttgtgtgtgtttgtgtgtgtttgtgtgaggcCTTGTGCTCCATGTCTCTCTTGTCTCCTCTTTCCCTCGCTCACTCTCGTCTGCCTTTCCTCCACTCCTCTGACAAGCTCACGTGTCAGTGTTGCGTTcctttgtttgctgttttattgtgaaagtcttgcATTCTTTGTACAGTgtgtttcatttttcctgtgaaggttctcagtcatccaggtcaacgtagtctaaggagcttggaaagaaaagcatctggacttctgtaagttgcttgaagatgtttcaccgtTATATTCGGGTCCTACCCTGTCTGCATTACGCAGCCAGTTCAAGACtaacatttttcttgtttagttTCCGAAACAGTaaatcagtgtgtgtgcagttcTCTGCAAACTCAGCAGGAATAATTAGTGTGAAGCTTTAACTCTGCTGATCCTCTTTGAATCATGGATCAgctgaaatgtttaaaatgttgttCACACGTGTTGAACTGACTGAAGCTTCCAGTCACAGTGaatcagtgtgtgtcagtgaatgcATCGTGTGTGCTTCAAggctccatctagtggactgatagtagagcagctgatggcagcttcctctgcctcacactgctgtctgactgcattcagctgacactgagatgaagcaggaaagaagcagctgatatttggacagcacacatgatggaaaggaggatttcagttgatgtgcacatgaatgatttgtgtttcctctgcaggtagaaagtgtgtgtgagctgaattgagcagcatggatcagtgtgaggacagagaggagggagtccctccctctaaaagcactctgtgtggggaacatgagagccagaccaaagctcagaggtgagatgaccatctctaactgtccatgactcttctccatgtcacagctcagcactcacatcactgctccatcattattcacaggaacccacctggacctccccccagctctgtgtccttacaGAGTGACACGTCTAAAGGTGCCATCGTTAATTTTAAAGTCCAGCCTGTGTCTgttgcagagaggtgagctgttagtaacatgacGTCTTTGATTTTACTCCTTGATGTTGTTGGATATAGACTGCAAATACCTCATTCCCTGAATCCCATTTAAACTGTCTCTTTAAAACAAGCCTTTGATTTCTAAACTACTGGAAATCCACTTCAGCAAGCAGGAAGTGAAATATCCATTCCATCTGAAACCAGAATACATAAGTTTAGACAATTATTACTCTAAAACTCGTCTcatatattttccttttttttaaatgtaatctcACCTTCAGTGTCACACAGACAGGATCTGATGAGGTTCTTGTTCCTACAGTGAAGTGACTGATAAAGAAAGCTCCTTTCAAACATGGAGCAGTGATCCAGCTGCTGTTGGCAGCAGGCCGACCACAGTGATGTGTCTAATCTTCAGACAGCTGGATCAGTGTGACAGATCAGGAGTGCAGGATTCATCCCGAGGATGTTccaattttaaaaactgttcCTCCATAAAAACCTGAAATCTAACAGCTGACCTGTACGTTGTGCAGAAGAACagcagaaaactttttttctgcCAGAACTCGACCTGCTCATGTATGAATGAACTTCCTGTTACTGTGTCACACGTAAAAGTGTAGAAGCACTCCGTGCAGAACTATACAAAACTGCACTCACAGCTTTGAGCAGTTGACCTGAACCAGTTATACACCAGTTCTGATCACATCAACGCTCCTGTAGGTGCAGCAGATTCAGCTACATCACATGCAAATtaagacttttgttttttctgctttaaatcagcaaaaattgaaataaattgaCTGGAGAACCGGAGTAGATCACAACAATGATGATATTGAATGAGTTTAATATTTACAAATTTccaagaaaatagaaaaataagttaaaaaaataataaatttgagaggaaaaaaacaaaggacaataatgcaaaagaaaagagtaaaaataTGAACAAGATGTTATAGCAAAGTCTGTAGAGGCGACTTTTAAAGTGTTTATGAAACAGTGAACTGACTGAGTCGATCTAACACTGAAAAGAAGTTTCGTCCACTGTGTGAAACACAAATGCGATAATGTGAACAGCAAAAAGGACCGTCTAGTCTTTAGCtgctcaatttaaaaaaaatggcctCATTTATATCAAAATGAtctattttgttgttcttaaaATCTCTCTGAGAGGATCTTGACCTTAAAATTCTTcatggttcctccacagagtggaccagcagagctcagaggttcccagtggtcagtctgcccagcagcatcaaacacagctggactccatatttatggtctgtacatgtacaacaactactgttacatctatactgttcacagtcatctccatgctgctctttgtagaccagtggattgtcaatgtgtccaacatggatctgatgtttggctccatgatttgagtctgattggctcattcataaagtattctgttccagttgctggaggacaacatcatcacttttgtgaagaacgagctgaagaagatccagaaggttctgagcccagattacccagaatgcttagcgagtcagaggagcagcagcagagaggcatttgtgaagatcacagtggacttcttgaggagaatgaagcagcaggagctggctgaccatctgcagagcagtaagaggatttCTCTAAAGATTTAAGCTGCTGGATGAATGAACATTTACTTATGTCTTATGAGATGGAGCAACATGTTTTAAAGATTCATTCTTTTTGAAATAAAGTGTTTGATTCCACTTTCAAATGATATTCTACATATTTCTTCTCATTCAGAACTTCAAGCTGCAGTTTGTCATCGTAACCTTAAATCTGCgttgaagaagaagttccagtgtgtgtttgagggcatccctaaagcaggaaacccaacccctctgaatcagatctacacagagctctacatcacagagggagggactgcagaggtcaatgatgaacatgaggtcagacagattgaaacagcatccaggaaaccagacagaccagaaacaacaatcagacaagaagacatctttaaagcctcacctggaagagatgaaccaatcagaacagtgctgacaaagggagtggctggcattgggaaaacagttttaacacagaaatacaccctggactgggctgaagacaaagccaaccaggacatccagttcatatttccattcactttcagagagctgaatgtgctgaaagaggaaaagttcagcttggtggaacttgttcatcacttctttactgaaaccaaagaagcaggaatctggagctttgaagacttccaggttgtgttcatctttgatggtctggatgagtgtcgacttcctctggacttccacaaaactacaatcctaactgaccctagaaagtccacctcagtggatgtgctgctgacaaacctcatcagggggaaactgcttccctctgctcgcctctggataaccacacgacctgcagcagccaatcagatccctcctgactgtgttggcatggtgacagaggtcagagggttcactgacccacagaaggaggagtacttcaggaagagattcagagatgaggagcaggccagcaggatcatctcccacatcaagacgtCACGAAgtctccacatcatgtgccacatcccagtcttctgctggatcactgctacagttctggaggatgtgctggaaaccagagagggaggacagctgcccaagaccctgactgagatgtacatccacttcctggtggttcaggccaaagtgaagaaggtcaagtatgatggaggagctgagacagatccacactggagtccagagagcaggaagatgatggagtctctgggaaaactggcttttgatcagctgcagaaaggaaacctgatcttctatgaatctgacctgacagagtgtggcatcgatatcagagcagcctcagtgtactcaggagtgttcacacagatctttaaagaggagagaggactgtaccaggacaaggtgttctgcttcatccatctgagtgttcaggagtttctggctgctcttcatgtccatctgaccttcatcaactctggactcaatctgatggaacaacaacaaacaacctcCAAGAAATCTAAACTATTTAACAAACCAAAACTCCAATCTCTCTACCAGactgctgtgaacaaggccttacagagtccaaatggacacctggacttgttcctccgcttcctcctgggtctttcactgcagaccaatcagactctccttagaggtctgctgacacagacaggaagtagctcacagaccaataagaaaacagtccagtacatcaagaagaagctcagtgagagtctgtctgcagagaaaagcatcaatctgttccactgtctgaatgaactgaatgatcgttctctagtggaagagatccaacagtccctgagatcaggacgtctctccacagataaactgtctcctgctcagtggtcagctctggtcttcatcttactgtcatcagaaaaagatctggatgtgtttgacctgcagaaatactctgcttcagaggaggctcttctgaggctgctgccagtggtcaaagtcTCTAAAAAAGCTCTGTGAGTACATTTGTACTCATGTCTTTACTTTAACATCCAACTGTGTCAGTAATTTATTTCACCAggctttctgtatttttatgaaTTTGTATCCTAAAGTTTTGGGATTTCTCCAATACAACTGTAACCTCTTTGATGGCTCCAGAACTCGGTGAACTCGAGACGCTGAATCCACCATAAACTCtgatcatcactgctgctgttatgTTATCAGTCTTTGTTTAAAAACTTAGGCTGCATGTGCCTAATGTTGTGATACTTTATATTCACATGCATGCTCCTAGATACATTTCTACTGCAGGTCTATTTTTAGTCACAAATATTGGTGAAACACTTGCTTTTACATGCATGGTGGGTCCTGCATTAAAGAAAGCATTTGAATTACTCAGTGAATCCTGGCAGCCAGATAAACATCCTTAGTTACACTTTAAACTAATCTCTGCTTCggtcttccacagtgtgtttgttgtttctttgttgttgttggcctGCTCTCTCCTTTCACTCCAATCTGGTTGCAGCAGATGTTTGTCCCTCCCTGAACCTGCTTTTCttccagtttttctttcacactGTTGTCAAAATGTTGTTACAGACTTGGGTGCAGCACCTCAGTTCATCTTCAGTCTGAAACCAGCTGTTTTAGCTATATCCCCTCAAGCACACCTTCCCTGGTCATCTCTGCTGTGGTTgctataaaatttaattttgattaaaaaaaaaaagaacaaaaaaaagaagaaaaaactcaaGTCAGACTTGATGCCATTTATTGGCATCATGGTGCCTGTTTGTCAGTCTTTGATGATAAACTGCAGCACAGTCTAAAGCAAACCTTCTGACTTTATTGACTTTATGCATGTATATATTCTTCCTGTTCACCTTGGACACACAACAGCTCTCTGTTTGTTGTGATTGGATCTAGAACACAATTCAGATCAGCCATCATCTCCTAATCTAGATGATTTTTAAGGTGGTATCTGGGACGAAAAGTTAAAAATCAGCTGGGATGGTCTGTACTGTATGATGGCCTTGGTTGCACCACATTGATAGCCATGCAGGGTGGTTCACTCCTTGGGCAAGAAGACCGAGGAGTGAGCCACCCTTGGTCAAAGCTTGGTCATTCAAGCTCACTGTTGTCCCCTTGTTGGTTGAtgataagtattttttttttacctgacttATAGTCATCATTGTCTTCAAATTaactcacacactgctgactgCTGTAGCTTACCTGGCTGAGCAGGTGACCCATGTACTGAAAGTTAGAGTCATGACTCCAGGGCCTGGTTTGAGTCTGCCCAAGaccatttcctgtgtgttattcTCCTCACttctccctcccttcctgtcttctctgtcctaTACAGTGAAGAC
Proteins encoded:
- the LOC134622492 gene encoding NLR family CARD domain-containing protein 3-like; this encodes MLPPRRRRRGRRSGRLVKLKISLAHHPTTVKGIQRLFPGVFVHRRFLDPVDSCLIPVVCQDDAPLLRDPCPPRLNVRRANLRNLRPLCRTPCAAGAFTSSPAPVRIGLVNARSLVNKSFILNESFISWKLDFMCVTETWLNTELQAAVCHRNLKSALKKKFQCVFEGIPKAGNPTPLNQIYTELYITEGGTAEVNDEHEVRQIETASRKPDRPETTIRQEDIFKASPGRDEPIRTVLTKGVAGIGKTVLTQKYTLDWAEDKANQDIQFIFPFTFRELNVLKEEKFSLVELVHHFFTETKEAGIWSFEDFQVVFIFDGLDECRLPLDFHKTTILTDPRKSTSVDVLLTNLIRGKLLPSARLWITTRPAAANQIPPDCVGMVTEVRGFTDPQKEEYFRKRFRDEEQASRIISHIKTSRSLHIMCHIPVFCWITATVLEDVLETREGGQLPKTLTEMYIHFLVVQAKVKKVKYDGGAETDPHWSPESRKMMESLGKLAFDQLQKGNLIFYESDLTECGIDIRAASVYSGVFTQIFKEERGLYQDKVFCFIHLSVQEFLAALHVHLTFINSGLNLMEQQQTTSKKSKLFNKPKLQSLYQTAVNKALQSPNGHLDLFLRFLLGLSLQTNQTLLRGLLTQTGSSSQTNKKTVQYIKKKLSESLSAEKSINLFHCLNELNDRSLVEEIQQSLRSGRLSTDKLSPAQWSALVFILLSSEKDLDVFDLQKYSASEEALLRLLPVVKVSKKALLRDCGLSEISCDYLAAALKSNPSHLIELDLSWNKLQDSGVKQLCGFLESPGCGLETLSCDYLAVALKSNPSHLIELDLSYNKNLHDSGVKQLCGFLESLGCGLETLRLCHCDLSERSCEALASALSSQTSNLRELDLSNINLKDSGVKLLSEGLKSPHCTLETLSCLVVVEMVL